Proteins co-encoded in one Chrysemys picta bellii isolate R12L10 chromosome 13, ASM1138683v2, whole genome shotgun sequence genomic window:
- the LOC101935142 gene encoding olfactory receptor 10C1-like: MWKSNQTCVTEIVFLGFSDFQALQVLLFVVVFTFYMVALLGNSLIVIVTVTDRALCTPMYFFLRNLSFLEIGYTSVMIPKMLLNLLLETQTISCAGCGAQMCFFILFGITECCLLSVMAYDRYVAICHPLQYTLVMNQRVCIQMAAVSWSIGTLVAFGQTVSIFTLPFCGSNSISHFFCDILPVLRLATTDTRKNEAAVAIVTVVFIFIPFLLILLSYILILFTILRMPSAEGWRKAFSTCSSHLIVVSLFYGTVTFTYVRPKSVYSLGSDRLLSLLYTVVTPMFNPIVYSLRNKEVRSALRKSTVRQTSFLIRCG; the protein is encoded by the coding sequence ATGTGGAAGAGCAACCAGACCTGTGTGACAGAGATTGTGTTCCTGGGGTTCTCAGATTTCCAGGCACTGCAAGTCCTGCTCTTTGTGGTGGTGTTCACCTTCTACATGGTGGCCCTGCTGGGTAACTCTCTGATAGTTATTGTCACGGTGACAGATCGGGCTCTTTGCACCCCGATGTATTTCTTCCTCAGGAACTTGTCCTTCTTGGAAATTGGCTACACCTCGGTCATGATCCCCAAGATGCTGCTGAACCTGCTGTTGGAGACCCAGACCATCTCCTGTGCAGGCTGCGGTGCTCAGATGTGCTTCTTCATTCTCTTCGGCATCACGGAGTGCTGCCTTCTCTCCGTCATGGCGTACGACCGCTATGTGGCCATATGCCACCCCCTGCAATACACCCTGGTTATGAACCAGAGAGTCTGCATTCAGATGGCAGCTGTTTCATGGTCCATTGGTACTTTGGTGGCTTTCGGTCAAACAGTGTCAATATTTACTCTGCCTTTCTGTGGGTCTAATAGTATCagccatttcttctgtgacattcTCCCTGTGCTCAGACTGGCCACCACAGACACCCGCAAGAATGAAGCTGCCGTTGCCATAGTCACGGTGGTCTTTATCTTCATCCCATTTTTGCTCATTCTCTTGTCCTACATCCTCATCCTCTTCACCATCCTGAGGATGCCCTCGGCTGAGGGCtggcgcaaagccttctccacctgctcctcacaCCTCATTGTGGTTTCTCTCTTCTACGGGACAGTCACATTCACCTACGTGAGGCCCAAGTCGGTCTATTCTCTGGGCAGCGACAGGCTGCTCTCTCTGCTCTACACGGTGGTGACACCCATGTTCAACCCCATTGTTTACAGTCTAAGGAACAAGGAGGTGAGGAGTGCACTCAGAAAGTCAACAGTAAGGCAGACTTCCTTCCTCATACGGTGTGGGTGA